CTTTTCCAGTTTGCTCTGACTGGCATAAATTGTGGGTTTTTAGGTGTCTAGCTCACTGTTTTTCCGGCCGAGGTGGCTTGCCAAGATAAATGAATACACATTAAAAGGCTGTGGTGTACTATACATAGATGCACCACGTCCATTGCACTCGCTGGCTTCCCCTATGCTTAGACTTGATTCCGATGTCTGACAGAAACTGGAAAGTGTTTTGAATACAACCACGTATTGGCCGGAATGGCTTCAGGCTCGAAATCAAGATCTTTCAGCTCGATGACTGGTTATTAAACCGTAAGTAAGGActacttaaaaaatattgggtaaatgatttaaaattaaatgcatttaagccATTGAGATATTAATCAATACAAATAACTTACAAATCCCAAACTGTATTGATCTTGACATTTAGTTAAAAAGGCACTTTTACTATGCGTTGTAGGACGCTAATAAAAGCGTCTAGCTGTTTTGCAAACCAGGTCCATTCGCCCATTCATAAGGCGATAACCGAACTGGGATTAGGGCCAGCTGAGCTCTCTACCATCGCCAGCACGAAACCCAACATCCACGCCAACGCGTTATGTTTGGGCCTGGTCAACGTAATGACAGCTTCGCGTGTTTCGGGCCGCGAGTGGATGGCTGCCTTATTGGTGGCTTGGCGGCATTCTGGCTATATCGCTCCACGACTACAAAATGTTCATTCACAAAGTGCCGGCAAGACGCCAACGCATTCGAGGCAAAAACCGCTTATCAAGCTGTCGCTGGCGGTCTGTtgtcacacacaaaaaatggttttgcaacaaataaaacataataatttgCATGTGGGCTGCGACTTGGAAACGTGGTTCAATCATTCAAAAAATCAGCTTATAAGCTTtgggacatttttttttggttgttgttgttctatTGGAATTTATTCTATTCCTATTCTAATACCCAagatttttatgattttcctCTATCCCAAGCATGATAttcattgcatttatttaaatctatAAAATGACGATATCACGGAAAAAGTAATACAAATGGTATTATTAATAAAGGTATTCCAGATATTCTAAGAACTAGATGACATTTTGTTTACCTACATATAATTATAGGGAGTGTAACGAGTACTTTCCAACATAATAAGCTCAAACCTATTTTTGGTCAAAccaaatttattatttattttacattgcATGTGGAGTTGAACTCAGTATATGTTtggcaaaattaaataaaagttggcAAAAATAGCGAAAATCGATTTCCGTTGAGCTATTGTTCGTGTTGTGCTTCGCcgtgttgtttttatttgtgcatTTCCTGGCTTTTCCGTTGGCATTGTCTCGTTCGTTTACCTTTTTGCACTGCTATTCATGCAATTACCGTGGCCCAGAGCCGGCTTCTTTTGGgtattttgcattaaaatcgattttgcaattgacattttgatgattatacctgttactcgttgagtaaaagggtatactagattcgttgaaaagtatgttacaggcaaaagaaaatctttccgaccatataaagtatatatattctttattataTCCGTCTGTGCGATTGATCTCAAAAGCTGAAATGCTTAGATTatgcatgcagactccagaggcatagacgcaacgcaagtttgttttcccattttgccacgcccagtctaacgctcacaaaccgcccaaaactgccacgcccacacttttgaaaaatgtttagatattttttcagaaatgtattagtattgtatatttctttcgcccacaaaccgccaacaactgccagtgtgaaaatttctccttcgcacttccactatctgagtaacgggtatcagatagtcggggaacttgacaatagtattttcttttgtttttacgtTGTGTTTGGCACTAATTTCTGCCCAGTTGCGCAAAAACTGAAAGTTAAATGCAACTGTTGTTGACATTTGGGCTGTATGAATAATCTATGCTTCCTTGGCTCCTGTGATTTGCTCACCAAATGGGAACATTATATGTCTTCATCAAGACGCCTCCTGATGCTTTCGATCTTTGTCTGCCTGACTCatcttgcttttgctttcaaTGTCATTTATTGTGTAATTGAAGCTTTACTATGGGCAAAACCtagccaaaacaaaacgaaaactcgttttcgcttttattgACCATTTGCGCGTCCTCACTCGCTATTTTTTCTCTTCAAGAAAGAAGCACACATAAAGTCTTCGGCTGCCTTTTACGGCTGCTTCTTAACAATCTGCTGCCGTTCGGCCATCGTGACACTGATACTTGGCCAGAAACCAGCAGCATCGCTTTGTGGTCTTGACCAAATAAGTTTGTTGAACAGGATTGTGTGACAAAAACCCATGTTGGAGCcattttagctttttggtTCACTCTCTGGACAATGGTTATACGGGCAAGAATTTGTGGGATTATTGACTaaagtttccatttccaatgtATGGTGACTTTCTTCTGCACTTCAGGAATCTTATTAATTAgcaaattttttaattcagatgaatattaattaaagttaatCCCGAGGGGATTGGTCGGTTCTGTTTTCAATCGAGACATATGGATCTCACCCACTTTCATTACATTAAATGTGTCTCTTACTTTGCTTATTCGTTCATGTCATGTTTGGTATGTTTGCTCGTTGAATTTGCACAATAATTTTCTGCTTTATTCGCATTTAACGAAATGCGCAGACAACAAAAGTTAAACTCAATTAGATTTAATCCAGCGAAAAAACGATGACGATATGAACTTTGAACTTCTGGGCTAATGGAATAAAGAACGATTCCCATTTTAATGTGAAAACACGCGGATAATTGTATatcgaatataaataattacattatTAGTTCAGTTACTAGGTTGGAAGGTGTCTTCTTTTTAGTCCTGCAACTTTCAATTTCTGTCATCCAAGTCTAATTTTCTCACAGATAAgaggtttttttttactttaaaggGATGCCCCTCGAGTTTCGCTTGAATTTGGATCAAATATGGCGGTAAAACCTTTGACTTGGTTCCAAGTACTAACTTAAGGggtcaaaatattttatacaattgTTTCACTAATTTATTATCTTTTCCTGTTGCAGAATACGTCGCCCCTGTGGGAGGACTTTGTGGCTAAGGCCGGAAAACTACACACTTGCTTAAGGTAAGTTAACTTTGGGTGTAAATCGGTTGCTTCATTCTGGAGAACGATATTTCATCAGCAGCCAGCTAACGAGCAACAGTTACAAAACTCTAGAACGAGAACTGCGTGTTAATAAACTCAATGTTCGTTTTCCTGAATTCGTCTTTACGCTTTTCACTTCCTCGCACTGCGGCGTATATAATGTGAGGcgtatataatttttttgtgctctttctgctgttgctgaatTTGTTGGTCGTTGGGTAGAGACCACCGGCACAGACTTCgggcatttgtttgttttattttctctgtgGTTTTAATGCTTAGACTTGGCCCAAATATTCTCGCGGACGAGGGTCCCCGCGGCAATGTCTGGCCAAAGTATATAGCCGCCGAATAGCGGTTGCATTAATCACTACCCCAAGTCCTATTGACCGAGTTCAAATCACGGGACTTGCCAAAACGCGCTTCGAGTGTTTGCCCACTGCGCTTGACACACATCTTGACCGATTTCCCGCAAGGTGAACCCGCCCGGATCAACACGCCCAGATGGGTACCACTTTTGTATACCCTAGATGTGGGTATTAAGCATTATTTACCATGGTTCCAATCATAAAAGAATTACGATTAAGTATATTTCACGCGATAGGGTATTCAAGGCTTCAGATACCACAGGTACTGTGTATgtttagtgtttttttttcctagcTGGCTCCTAATTGAAATATCGCCCACGGGCAAGTGGAGAAGATGTTTATTACATCTAGCTGGCTGGGCCCACAATAATAATGATGTTGCATTTGCTCTCCTCTGTTCACAGGGCCGCCATCCAGGCAATCGCCGCCTATTTGGATGCCTTCCAAAAGATAGCCGATGCGGCGACCAACTCAAGAGGTAAGTTCAAACCGTGGATTCGTCTGCGTGAAAATACAATACGGTGGAATCCCCTTCACCGCCGGCTCGGGTACTGTATCTCTTTCCGCTGCTCATTATTCATGGGTCTATTCGCAGTCAGCGGCGGTCATCGATCTGATTTGTATACACATTCATGCTTTCGATGTTTACGTTGTCGATTCTCCCTTTCTGCGTTCGAATGGCGATGTTGCTATTCTCTCTGACCTCACGCATTTCGTTGGTTttgctatttatatttatttatcgaGTGCCCGATTATGCAATGTCCGACGTCCGATTCTCGCAGCCCACCTCAGTCCGGACGGGAAATGCGATGCCAGATGGGAGAGCTGTGGTCGTTATTAGACTAGCAGCTTGAATATAGTACAACATGTGGCTGTTCCAttgacatttttcattttttatactCCTTTTTATACTCTCTTAACGCCCTTTCATGGATTTGGTGTGTGGCTGGTGCTAAGTGCACATGCTCGTGCCAACCCCTTTGGCAAGAGAAGCCTGCTCGCTTGGTCGTTTGCACTTACTAAATGGTTTCATTAGCTTTAGTGGTTACTTGGCTCAGTGCGGTCAAGCATCGACACATGTGTCCGTTCTCCCTTAGAGGCGTTCCAAATGCAACTCGAGTCTAAGTTTAAGATTCTTGATTCGCACTTGGCACACGGTCAACATGAGGGGTCCTCAAGGTGGTGGGTTTTCTGGGTACCCagctcatttggaatttgagGCAAGTGGTTCTGAGAGCCGGCCTTTCAAAGGAGACTCAAAAAGCTACTGCCTATTTGGCATATAAGTACACATCAAACGAGGATGGAAAAAGTTATTATATGATTCGGAGGCAGTCCGAGATAATCGGGCCGCCTGTCACTTGCTGGTGATATGCAGAcacagaagcaggagcagtagCAGTAACTGGTGGCCTGACCAGTTGTCCCGGATCCGACTTTGAATCGAACTGTGGCATGGCATAATGGGCACACACGGGACTTGGGACTTGGGACTCGGGAGCTAAGTCTGGAGAAATGGAGTCCCGATTCGTGTCGCATGCAATGTTGTCTGCTGCGCCTCCAAATTGAAACGACAGCCCATGGCGTGCGATTGTTGCTGCATGCTCTAAACATTTCCGCTGCCAGCTTAATTATTCGTGCTCCGTGGATGAATGGTTGTTCCCCTCCagtaatttaatttggcaacTGTTTAATATTGCATGCTTACATGCTTAATTTGGGTTACGAAACATACCAAGCAAGGTTCTAGGCAATTGATGGCGAAACAAGTGGAAAGTGAAACCTATTGTCTTATATAAGCTAAGTTCAATACATACATGTTAACTTCTTGAATAAAATATTGGATTTTAACATTTCGGGAAAGTTGGTATTGAAtgataaaatcaaattcaatgtCCTGTTTAAACTTGCTTCGCCACATGACAAAATGATCACTTGTATTCCCTTGATTGCAGGCGCCTCAAAGGAGATCGGCACCGCCCTGACCCGTGTTTGCCTCCGACACAAGGCGGTGGAGACACGTCTGAAGACCTTCACCAGCGCCATTATGGATTGCCTGGTGCAGCCGCTGCAGGAGAGGATCGAGGACTGGAAGCGCACGGTGGCCACCATCGACAAAGACCATGCCAAAGAGTACAAGCGCTGTCGCAGTGAACTGAAGAAGCGCTCCAGCGACACCCTGCGCCTGCAGAAGAAGGCGCGCAAGGGTCAGACGGACGGTTTGCAGTCCCTGATGGACTCGCACATGCAAGATGTCACCCTGCGCCGTGCAGAACTGGAGGAAGTCGAGAAGAAATCCTTGAGGTCGGCCATGGTGGAGGAGCGTCTTCGCTACTGCAGCTTTGTCCACATGCTTCAGCCAGTGGTGCACGAGGAGTGCGAGGTCATGTCAGAGTTGGGTCACCTACAGGTGCGTAGAGCGGTGCTTACATTGTGTGCTCAGTGACTAATAAAGTTTTTTTACAGGAAGCCATGCAGTCAATTGCGCTAGTAACCAAGGAACCCAGTGTCCTGCCCCAGGCCTCCGAGGAGCTAATTCACGACGCTAAGGCCAGCATTAATCTGTACCCGGAGTCTCCAGGTGGCGGTTCCGGCTCGCAGGGCGGCGGCTGCTCCAACTCGCTGGGTTCCCGAAAGAGCTCCGTCTGTTCCATCAGCAGTATGAACAGCAGCGGCTCGAGCAATTCTCCCGGTCACCATCACTATCCGCGCTCCTTGTCGCAGGTGCGTCATGTCACAGGGTTTCGTAGATGCCCATCATCAAACCCACATTTGGCATTGTGGCGTCCGctcatttcttgtttttcatcAATGGTCTTTTGTGttccgttttcgtttttttagTTTGTAACGCCCGCAATTCGCTTGAAACCTGGTGAATCCAGTGATAGTGGCTTTTGCTCATCGCCAGCTCTAACAACACaggttttcatttctttttcttccgTTCAATTTTACCCAATTACAAAGACTTCTCCAAGTTATCTTTAACTGCTTTGATTTTACTGACGGCTTTGCTGATTCTCCACAGACCTCGAATGCAACGAATCAAACGGCAAATGTCTCAACCTGGCCCCCACATTCCCAGGATGGCGTAGACACACTGCCACCGACCGCTGACCGTCCGCACACCATTTCGACGGCATACGAAAAGGGTCACCAGCGTCCTCCACTGACCGTCTACACGTTCCAAAACCCGGAGACCATTCACGAGTCGGGCAGCTGCTTGAACAACGGAACCGCAGCCCCGAATGGACAGCCCCTGTCCGGACAAACCACTCCGGCCACTCAGAAATCACCGGCTGCCTCACTTAGTCGGCCTCCCTTGCCAGTTGTAAGTAGGGAGTAGTCATTAAATCAAACAACAATTTATAAagggtttttgtttattttgtattgttCTGGTCCTTAATCGAGTATTAGGTATTAATTACTTAATAAGAAAAATTTACTTTCCTTTGGTCATGAAAAAGAAAGAGCGGACTTTGTCTAGACTGCTAAAATAAATCGTTTAAACTAAGTTAAAGATAATATTGCATTAACAAAATCGAATACCAGATGCGAAGATTTCAAAACTACAGTATTTATAGATATGATACTTATGTATGTTATGTATGTTGATTGCGCTATGTAGAATCATCTGAATTTGTCTTTAAGTACTAAGTGTATGCAATGTTATGGAAGGAGACAATAGTCGAATAGTCGGGAAACCGTCTATTAACTTTTTACATTCTATTAAGTTGTCTCTCTCGTTGTGTTGGCCGGGATACTCGCCATAGAAGCCAGCCCATGTGGTGAGTATTCCAGAGTCAGAGCCCCACCAATCGTAGATCCAACAGCGCGCTCATCTGCATGCGCCCCGCTAGACCACTGACAACTAGGACCTTTAAGTCGCCTCATCATTAAACCTAAAACATTTAGATTTTCACCGTGACTAACCGATGGCCTTACACACTTTTCAGCGCTGCTCGTCGCTGGAGCGACCCCTTTCGGCCCAGAGTAACCACCGCCAGGGAAGTGGGAGCAACCTGCTGCAGCGCCAGTGCCCCTCGCCGATTCCGGCTCATATCACGAAAGGTAAATGGTGCGCAATGCCTGGCAATTGCCCAGCTTGTCTCCGTGTATTTGTGTGCACGCTTGCCCTTGGCTAATCCCATCAGTCTTACTAATAACCGTGTCCACCCGCATGTCCTTGCTAACATCATCCGCACACAGAGCTGTCCGCAGCACATCAtgcacagcaacagcagcagcagcaaaatcaGCAGCCTCAGACGCCACCCACCTATGTGAACATGTCTGAGTTGGCCACCATGGCAGCTTTGAAGCAAGCCAACCAACAGCAAAAGACCTCTACGCCGCctctgcagcagcagagctCCATTGACTCGGCCTGCTCCCAGCATTCCAACGACTCCTCCGGCTCGcatcagctcctccagcagcagcagcaacatccatCGCAGCAAAATCACCACTCAGCCACTGCCACACGCTCCCATTCCATATCCTCGACGGCTTCGTCACTTCACTCGCATCCGTCGATCGACTCCACCGTCGCTTGCGGCTCGCTGGTGGGCCAACACAACcacagcaccagcaccaacacGAACACCAACACCACCTCGCCGTCCAGTGGCAGCTCCACGCCACAGAACCATTACTCGCCCCTGCTAACCAACTCCCCCACGTCCACTGCCGCAGGTACTCCCAGTGGCAGCAGCTTAGGTCCTGGGCCCGGTTTGGGATTTGTCTACCAGGTCAGCTCCCCGACGCCTCCCTCCAGCGAGGTGCTGAAGATCACCGAGCAAACCGCAGCAGGACAGGATCAGAGTACAGCCAACAGCGTAGCAGAAGAGATGGATGAGCGATCAAGGGCCTCTGTCCTGCAGAAGGCTTCAATGTTCGAAAAGGCGGCAGCTGCGGCTGCGGTCTCGCCTCCAGCTTCCATTCAGGTTGCATCCAGTGCCCCAGCTTCGGGAGGCGGAACTCGACGATCAgaggcggagcagcaggaaaTGGGTGAGTTGAATCAGCGACCAGCCGGATCGTTGAAAGCGAAGTGTGTCAATTGATCCTAGCACCCAGCCCACCCAGCACCAAAGAGCACTTTGAACATGAGTCTCCCCTGTCTTCACTTTCATGACTAGcccgtttttatttataattgacAAACATatcgtaaatattttttaacccccaaatttcttttttgtttttccctccCCTTTCTCTAcaaatttttggtttgttgtgTAAATGCAACGGCAACAACTGCATCAAAACCAACTTTAAaccattaattattttttggttttgactTCATGTTCACCCTACCCAAAATCTCTTTCGTCTGTAAACTATTATTCACAATGAACCAACTGcaccacaaaaacaacaacaacaaaactgtCTTCAAATCGATaccaacaaatatgaaaatatgaatttaacaGACAAATCTTTCGAAGATTCAATACAAGCactaaataatttaattggcGAACTAGACTCCTTTCAACGCGAGATAGATGAGGGCAAGGTCAAGCCGCCGAGCAACAACAtaagcggcagcaacaacaatatgaccaccagcagcaacagcagcagcgacaacaacaacctcCCCGCCACTAGCAACATCGAGCCCTGCGCCATCAGCAATCAGACAAACTCGAGCGGCTGTGGAACAGACATATCTGACACCACGTCCGACGAACTGGCCGGCGACGATATGGACGTCAGGCAGCGGGATCGAGATCAGGATCTGCTCGGCGCCAGCGATTCGGAGCTGAGTCGCTGCTATGTGAGCGAGACGAGTTCGCTGACCGGTGGTCTGACGGCCGGCGGCTACGAGAATCCCACATTCGCGCACTTTGCGGCCAATGCGAATAGAGATGACGCTGTTTCCCTGGCCTCCGACAGCGTTTGTCTCGGCCAGCCACGCCATGCCTACGTGGATACTTGTAGCGACAGCGGCAGTGCCGTGGTGGTGATCTACGACCACCAGATTCCCAACACGCCCGACATTGAGTTCGTGAAGCAGAACTCCGAAATTGTAGTGCTGCGGACCAAGGATCCGCAGCCCCACGCGCTTCAGCTGCACGAGATGCGcgagctgcagcagttgccCGCGAATTTAGCCGCTTCACCGGACTCCTCGCCGGACTCGGCCGCTGGCCAGGCGCCACCAACAGCAACTGTGGCGCCCGCCAAGCAGCGACTCTCCTCGTTTCGCGCCACCAGTGAACAGCAGTTGCAACTCCTCGGACGCGGCAGTCCGCAAAGAGGTAAAACACCCAGTGAGCAGGTGGTACAGAGCAGACCACAGGACCAGCATTATCCACAGACACATCAGCAGGATATTGATGGCAGTAGTCCACCAGTAGAAATTGCAAGGCGCCAGCTGCCCCCCAAGCCCACCAGCTTGAGCGTTTTTAACGGCCCCGTCCCCACTGCGGGCGATAGGCCTGTTGTGCCTCGAAAGTCGGATTTTAAGGCCGATCTAGATGCTAAAATACGCAGGCAAAAGCAGAAAGTTaaacagcagttgcagcagcaacagcagcaagaaacgcagcagcagcagcaagcaccACAAGAACAGCAACACTCACCACAGTCGCCCCAAACCAGAAACTGTAATGTCACTAATCAACAAGCCGCCAGTATTACTGAATTTGCATCTGCAACCGCACCAGCATCCACAGACCCGTACCCGCATCAAAATCATAGAATGCCAAACCAAAATCAGACAGCCACATCCAATCACAAGCAGTGCAAGACGACCACAATGGCATTGTCACCGTCATCACCTCGCGGCCATCTGCCATTATCACCGTCATCGCTATCGTCATTACCATTACCAGCCACCAATTCATCACCATCAAATGGTCGGTCATCGATGTTGTCCGCCAGTGACCGACCACCCGATCATCCATATGTGTGCTCGAATGCTCCAGCCAATCCCCACCATGCCAATAGCATTACAAATGCCAATGTCAATGCCAATGCCCAGCTCAAGCCGTGCATTACGCCCCGGCCGGCTTCGTTGTCGGGTTcgttttgttgatttttgatttttatggttttggtttttgattcCTTTTTTTTGAATACGTTCTTACTTAGTTGTACTTTGCAAATATCCTTATTATTTGTGCTTGCCAAAGTAACTTCACGTGGTTATtggttttttcgttttgctaTAAGTTCGATGTGGTAACCTTTCTCGCGCTAAGCACTAAGCTCATACCATCAAGTCACAATCATTAAGTTCAGATCATCAACAGACAACTCAAAAACAGCATGATACTGCCACTAACTGCTCAATGCTTAATCACTAATCAGATTTGATCAATTGTAACTACAATCTTTTcacaaaattgcattttgcgaAATCGCTTGAATTAGGGGAAATTTCTTTTCTACATGAATTTATATCGGAAGTGCCATCACTGCCATTAACGTTTTTCCACTCGCTTCGGGGTCACCATTATGATTCACAGCAGACCGAGAATTTTCATAACTTTTTCGATCAGCAGATCCTAACTCTGCGTCTATCTCTAACTTCTGGTATTAGATGGTGTCCTGTGTTTTGTGTGCCAAGTGTATAACTGATTACTGTACATAAATGTGAATAACAGCATAAACCAATGACTTGATGCGCAAAATGACCGCCTTACTTACTATGATTTTTACTTTTCCTAGGAGGAGCAGCCAGCGGTGGCTCCACGCGCATCGGACGTCGCTCGTCCATCAATCAGGCCAAGCCACCGCCGCCAGTTAGACGCAGTTCGTCGGTGACCCCCAGTCCCAATGCCTCGGTCGGGGTAAGTTAAAACGATTAATTACACCCTACACCCAACTAAGTTAGTCACTTAATATAAGGTAGTCGCTAAGCCGCTCAACTCTGGGTCACACACTCTTCGGTTTTCATTTTGCTATTACTCTTTAACTTATGATTTAATTACGCaacgcagctgcagcagcaaccacagcacGCGACTCTGTCGCAGCAGAATCACCAACTAAGCAGCTCCAGCGAGCACTTACCGCCACCCCCGCCATTCATGCTGGACTCTATGGCCCAGATTCCCAGCTCAGCGCTGAAAGTATCGGAGACGGTAAGAGCCCTGGCAGCCATGCGGCACCATCCAGCATCACCCGTGTCACTCAGGCgcatgcaacagcaacagcaccagcttcagcagcaacagcagcaacatgtgcagctgcagcaacccCTATTGCAGGTGTGTGCACGCTAGGCCAGTTCCCATCTGTACCAAAATGTTAGAATTCCTACACTCACCTGGCTAATTGACTTTGCAACCTAACTGGgtacaatattttttataattctcAAGTGTCACAGGATCCATATGCCTATCACTAATCGTAAACTGTAGGACTTTTAGTAGCTTTGCTAACGTAAAAATAATAGATTTTTAGCATGCCTTTCCTCTAACCTGAGCTTAGTtccatatattttcttatgtCAGCATCAATAGCATACCTTACGTGTCGAAGAATACAAATGTAGGTATATTTTGAGCTCATTGGGCAACGCTTTAAacttgaaatacattttggaTACTCAAGAATTATTCCCCAATAAAAGacagtatatttatattctttggGCCTATCTAGTGCTCGAGAGACCCACcttcaattgattttcttGCACTActtatcatttcattttatttcaacttACGTTTGCTTTACCACTACCACACACAAACCGAAACCCTTATACCCCACGTAGTCTGCGCACAACTCCCCCTCGAAAGATGACCTGACCGTAATCCACGACTATTTGGATCTGCACGCATATGCTCAGGCCTTGGCCACGGGTCAACAGCCAGGCGGTCAGCAGATGGCCAACCCGCATCGCTTTTttcaccagcagcaacatcagccaccgccgccgcctgtCTATCAAGTCGATGCCGTAAGTGACCAGCGGGTATCTCGCGGGCTAACTAACCTAAACTAACAGCTGTCTTCGTCTGGCCTAAAACGTCTGCCCTCCTTCCAGCTTAGTTGTAATGCTATATTCATAGATAACTCTAGAGCTTAGCTTTGGTCGTGTTTTGGCTAAATTTTAATTAGCGCCCGTCTTCCTCTCTTTTTTCTCATGCCACAACCACACGATCACTGACATACATTCACGACCAGACATTCCGCACCTCATCACCAGCCGCGGGCGGAGGGGGTGGCGGCAGCATATACGCCCAGCCCAAACTGGTCAACAGCATGTCAAGCTTCCGCACCAGCAGCCCCAGTCCCAATGGACATGCTCACCCACTGCCACCGACACAGCCAAAGGCGAATCCGAACCTAATTGCACAGCTCAATGCACGACTCAGcggcaaacagcaacagcagcagcaggtcgAGGGGATCTACGGCAACCAGCAGGCGCCCGGGGGAGAGTCTATCTACATGCGGAGTGGCTTGCCCATGtcgcagccgcaacagcagcaacactatGACGGTAAATCTGAACAAATCcagctgcaccaccagcaacagcataGAATTTACGCTAGTTTCGGCACCTCATCATCACCAATGTCATCGGCCCAtacggccagcagcagcactaaACCGTCCATTCTAACACCGACCACCTCATTCAATGCATTGCCTCACTTTCCCCTGTCTTCATCCACATCATCGTTGCTCTCCAAAGTCAGCTCATTCTCGAACTCTTCATCCGCATCCCCACCAACAATGGCAGCGGCCCCTGGTTCGGCCAATTCGCATTATCAGCCACCGCAGCCGCCGAATGCAGCAGTTGCTAACAGCAAAGACATGGCCACCTACTCAAGTTCGTTTACCAAAAATACAGCAGCTGCGCAATCGCCGAACATGAGACAGGCTCATTCccatcagcaccaccaacagccgcagcagcactACACTTGTCCGCCTCCTCTGGAGGAtcccccaccgccgcccattTACGCCGCCAGTGCATCGGCCACGATGCCCAAGAAGGTTGTCCGTCCGCCCACTGGCCAGAACACGTCTCACTCGAGCGCCTA
This genomic stretch from Drosophila teissieri strain GT53w chromosome 2L, Prin_Dtei_1.1, whole genome shotgun sequence harbors:
- the LOC122611437 gene encoding flocculation protein FLO11 isoform X29; translation: MDLSLERDSSALGSLFQQIINDMKNTSPLWEDFVAKAGKLHTCLRAAIQAIAAYLDAFQKIADAATNSRGASKEIGTALTRVCLRHKAVETRLKTFTSAIMDCLVQPLQERIEDWKRTVATIDKDHAKEYKRCRSELKKRSSDTLRLQKKARKGQTDGLQSLMDSHMQDVTLRRAELEEVEKKSLRSAMVEERLRYCSFVHMLQPVVHEECEVMSELGHLQEAMQSIALVTKEPSVLPQASEELIHDAKASINLYPESPGGGSGSQGGGCSNSLGSRKSSVCSISSMNSSGSSNSPGHHHYPRSLSQFVTPAIRLKPGESSDSGFCSSPALTTQTSNATNQTANVSTWPPHSQDGVDTLPPTADRPHTISTAYEKGHQRPPLTVYTFQNPETIHESGSCLNNGTAAPNGQPLSGQTTPATQKSPAASLSRPPLPVRCSSLERPLSAQSNHRQGSGSNLLQRQCPSPIPAHITKELSAAHHAQQQQQQQNQQPQTPPTYVNMSELATMAALKQANQQQKTSTPPLQQQSSIDSACSQHSNDSSGSHQLLQQQQQHPSQQNHHSATATRSHSISSTASSLHSHPSIDSTVACGSLVGQHNHSTSTNTNTNTTSPSSGSSTPQNHYSPLLTNSPTSTAAGTPSGSSLGPGPGLGFVYQVSSPTPPSSEVLKITEQTAAGQDQSTANSVAEEMDERSRASVLQKASMFEKAAAAAAVSPPASIQVASSAPASGGGTRRSEAEQQEMGGAASGGSTRIGRRSSINQAKPPPPVRRSSSVTPSPNASVGTFRTSSPAAGGGGGGSIYAQPKLVNSMSSFRTSSPSPNGHAHPLPPTQPKANPNLIAQLNARLSGKQQQQQQVEGIYGNQQAPGGESIYMRSGLPMSQPQQQQHYDDYATSTNIEKTGSIRTKTKAEFLENLNAKLAKQGMSGRAFAVRNLINSKALPDPRICHESLMDQIKRGATLKRNQKINDRSAPKIH